AGGTGAGGAACTGAGATAGGAGCACAAGGTTTGGAGTTGAACGCTAACTGCTCCCATAGTCTCCTTTAACTACGAGCGGAGGAGTCATCACACAGTGAGCAAGAGTAACAGTAAGGAAACCCGCAGTGAATAACCCACCTCCAGTAGAGAAGCTCAGGGTCCATAGCATTATGGCTGTTATTTTAAGCAGATAAGCTATTCGGTTTTGGGGGATCTGTAGAAAAAAAGTCAGCTAGTGATTCTCTGTATCTGCTCTCAATATGGTAAATTATTAAGGAATAATGAGATCTAGGCATTCTAATTCACCTAAAACAACAGGAATATGTGCCATCTATAGTAACTGTTTTAACATATGACTCCCACATGCTGTGCACTAGGCCACAGATAATCCCAGCCCCATTTAAATCACAGTGCACCACATCCAGATAGAACCAGGAAAATAGCAGACTGCAATTATTATATTCTACTGAGAAGGAAGGTCTGTGCATTTACTGTTTTTCCAGCTTCCCTATGCTTTCTCTACTAGAATACCTAATAATATGCTAACAAGTGACTGTGATCTGAGAATTATGCATTGTTCAGTttgctgctgaggctgcagagtGTTTCAGCCTTTGTATGATATCTTAAGAGGCCCTGAAGCATCAAGCCACTGTTGTTCCAGGCTATGCAAACAACCAAAATCCATTTCATCAAAATATGgacttgaaataaatgaagcaaCTTGAGAAATATTCTTAAGCCTGAACAGTTCTTCCTGCTTTAACATTCAACTTAAAGCTGGAAACAGATAGGGAACAGCTCATGGCCGGATGCTGTTCTTCAGAACCGGAGGCAGAGGAATGCCCTGAGTTTTTTTGGGTATTTGTTCCACACAGAAATATCTGTTGTGACCACAGAATTTAACATAGTTTCCCTAGCAGGCAGCaccactgtgctgcagctgcctcagAAAAATGCACCAGTCTCAGGATGACCCATCTGTAACTTAGAAACCTTTTCTCTGCTTACCTTAGAATGCTACATCTGCTTTCTAACAGTTGCCACCAAAAAATCAAGTTGTAAAGCAATTCCCCTAGCCAAGACACAGGAATGAACTGTGTGTGGAGCTCCTTGTGCAGTGGGATTCTCAGCTGATTTCACCATTCAGCTGCTGTGCACTGATTTACAGCTAGGATGCAGGACAGCAAAAGCTGCCAACTCCTCTGACAGCCTTGGTTCTATGCAGTGAAATCAGAACAGATGTAGTAAAgccattttaaattaaaacaaaagaaacaaccaaaaattCTCATTGTACCTATTTAACGAAAGGACCTGAGGACTGTTCACAGTGAAGTCAACAACGGACCAGGGAACAGATTCAGTTATAGAAAGTACGTACTTCTGATGGGTCTGGGgtttttttacttcagaaaatgtaaGATAGTCACCAACGGGCCATGGCTGGAAGTGCCTCCTGTTACCCTGTGGGACATCTCCATAATTCCCAGTTCAGATGCAGATGATGAAGAATCAGTAGCACTGTGGGCAATCAGTGACAAAGGAGACGTGCTCTGCAGGCTTGGAGTGACACAGCAAAACCCAGCTGTAAGGCtccctgtttatttttattgcctTGTTGATGTATTTAATGTAATTACCCACGTACATACACGCAGTCATGCAGTGCCCTCTCTCAAAGCACCtcgttattttttttcccttcgtGTCCCAGATTTCAAAGTCCTTCTCCTGTAACTGTGACCATTTTCTGCCCATGTTTCTTACCTCAGTTTGTGTCACGCTGCTTCCAGTAAGCTCTCCTGTCCTGGGtgatctttgaaggtcccttccacacaaactcccctcccctcccctctcctctcccccatATATTTCTCTTCAGTAAGTGCTTTACTTCCACTTTCTGCACTGAtaactttgttccttttttcccccattgtTGGTAATATTTACATCCCATTCAAGTAAACTGCCCTGGGACAGAATTTCCCTTAACTGTGATTGTAATCTAGATGCCACTGATATCAATGGGGTTTGCCCACTGGCTTTCTGTAACTCTGCTCAGTTAAAAGGGGGTGCTGGGATTCCTACAGGTGTGACTTTCCTGTGTACCGAGATGGAAGTAACGACCTCACATCCAATAAAGCACACAGGAAGGAGCCAACAGTAGCAGCACCCCAGCAGGAGCACACCTTTCCTCATAAACATGCTGAAGCAACAAATTAGGGCTTATGTGCACTAGCTTTGAGCTATATttgcaattggaaaaaaatgtaatatacATATATTGTATATGCATGCATCATACATGTAATATACGTcagtatttggaaaaaatgtGCAAGAAGACAAGCATGTATAGggattattctttttccttcctgctgagcCTGTTACAACTGCACACATCTGTATGACAGCACAACAGCAAGACGGGGAATTTGTACGTGGcatctgaaaacagattttaaccTGTTGATTTTGGGGATTATTGGTCTGTATAACCAAAAAAGAGTAATTTGAGACAAGAAGTCAGTCTCTATCCCAGCCACTCAGAATCATGCAGGCCCTGAATTCCAGAGATTTTAACTGGAAAGGCCCTGGTAAAGTTCAATCAAACTATTCATTTCAAGGATGCAATCATCTTCAAAGATCAGGAACCTTGTTTCTGTTCAgtctttttggttttggtttttaattattattacttagaatatttttcactgcttaGGGACTCCCATTTGGtaatcattaaaataatttatcaaGAAGTTTTTAACCAGTTCATCTCTGATTTGTCAGGGAACATCCTGGCTCCACGTGGGAACAGATCAGCCCTTCATTTCCATCTCGGTTGGAGCATTTTTCCAGGTGTGGGCTGTTGCTAGAGATGGTTCTGCCTTCTATCGGGGCTCAGTGTCTCCAAAGAAACCTGCAGGTGAGCTCTTGTACTTTTTTGGTACAATCTTCACCTTATACGTGATGCAAGCTCTACTACATTGCCATGAATAACCATAGCATCCTGTTAATTACAGAAGTCAATTAGCTTTTCACTTGGGTGATTTGGAAACGCAGTTCGTCTCCAAAAAGAAGTTGTGCAAATGCACTGAGTGCAACATCTTCCATGGCTCCCGTGCACAGCTGTGCATTTCCACTGCAGACATTTCCAAGAACTCTTATATGTGATCttgttttctcattattttactCTCCTATTTCTGACTTCTAGGTGACTGCTGGTACCACATTCCTTCACCTcaaaaacaaaagttaaaaCAAGTCTCGGTAGGACGAACGTCAGTGTTTGTGTTGGATAAAAATGGTAAGggttttcaaaattatttatcaATGTTGGAAAAAATAGATCAGTACACATCAGTCCAGGCCAAATCATCTGCTTGGACAGGTTGTTATTCCAAGAGGAACAGAATTTCTTACTAAAAGAGACGTGTTTTGCAATAGCTGGTAGCACCTTAAGCAACAACCCTCATCTGTTCCTCCATCCATGCTGTTTTTTGGAAAAAAGTCACAGAGGTGACTCTCAGGAGAGCTGCACACAAGGCTTTTGTGCCTGAAGCCCTAAAACAGAACTAAGAATACCTTCCTGCTGCTAAAGCCAGAAACAAGAGGCTGCACCATGAAGAAACAAGCCCTTCGCACCAGTCTCCTTCAGAGACCTTACTCTCATGTTCTACTTCTCTAAACCGTAGTtcttcatataaatatttttcctaaagatttttttcaaacCAGAACAGTGGCAGTTTTCCAGAAAAGCTATAGAGTAACCACAGAAACACACATTCCAAAGTAGGGACCTTGCTGTAAAACATCAGTCAGAAACATCATGTGTGCCTGCTCTATGTGGAGCAAAACCCCAAGCTGCAACCAGGACCTTTTGTTCCCCAGGCAATCTGTGGTACCGGCAGGGCATCACGCCGAGCTACCCGCAAGGATCTGCTTGGGATCATGTCTCAAATAACATCCGTAAAATGTCTGTGGGGCCCCTGGACCAGGTGTGTATGAAGCTTCCTGGCACACCATCAGGTTATTAAAAATTATGCTCAACGTATTTTTGTAATCAAATGTTCTTTGGCATGGTTTTATTGCACACTATGATTATCTGAGTGACAGAACCCTGACAGCGTGACAGAACACGACAGTGAAGTAGTGATACAGCCATTCCTTCAAAAGCCCTGATGTTCTATTTCTCTAATATTTCTATGCATAACCTCTTTCCTGCCAAGCTGTACTCTGGCACTGTTTCCACTACAACCCAGCTATCCGGTTGGGTGTCTGAATTAGAGCAGTCTGGGCTGCCTGCGAACACAGTCAAGCAGGCTTAGATTTGCCATGTCTGGGAATTGCAGCGTGAAGAACAAATGCTGTTACTgcctctttttgctttcttaagGTCTGGGTGATAGCTGACAAAGTGCAAGGAAGTCACGGTCTGAGCTGTGGGACCGTCTGCCACCGCACTGGGGTTCAGCCGATGGAACCCAAGGGCCTGGCGTGGGACTACGGCATTGGGGTACGTGTGGGCACCGTGCTGCACTGAGGGGGCTGCTCGGAGACAGGCAGCAAGCTGGTGAGCTAGCTAGGGCTTGCACACCCGCAGGAAATCAACTAGTGTTCtcctgtttcatttccttttttaaattaaatgtgatGGATCGTGCAGTTATAGCTGGAAGTCatttatttggattttaaatAGGTAACTTGAAAGTTAAGAAGTCATGAATAAATGTTATAAAACCAGCGGTGCACGTACAGCAAATACTGTACTTGCAGgctgatgtttctctttttgtatTTATCGATCCTTCATAGGGTGGATGGGAACACATCACAGTCAGAGGAAACGCCAGCGAGGCGCCCAGGAGCAGCGCGCCCAACGCCTGCgagagccccacagagcccatGGGGTCAGAAGGCAACggaaggagagggaaaacaGAAGGTTCCAGAACGCCTCTGCTGGTCAGTGAAAGACAAGAGGTGGACAGAAATGCAGTTAATTGTTAAACTGCGTTTTGCAAACAAGCGGTAGTCAGTagaatttaaaaggaaactAAATGCTCATTGCCTGAGAGAAAAACACGAGGTTCTTGTGCTACTGATGTATTTTACCAAACTGGAATTTGCAATGGGGTAATTTAAATACTGATTTCTTCTACTAGGTCGTGTGTAAAATGTGACTTCATAGAAGTAAGAGTTTTGTCAGGacaggaaagcactgcagccaACCGTGTATCACTGACCCTTTTCCACAGCTGCTTCACATCCATACAAATGTGAAAGTCTTTGCATACAACCATAGCATTTCTCGTTTTTTTTAGATTTCACAGTATATTTTAGAGGCATACTTGACAGAGACATCAATATAAGTGAATCTGAGGCAGTTCCAGTGACTTGCACTGTGAACGTAACTACATGACTATAAACATTTAGGCAGTCACAACTTTGCTCACCTTAGTCCTGCTTGTGTCAGCCTGTAGAGCTCCAGTCATGTTACTCCTGTTCCCATCAGGAAAACTGAACTTCATACAGCTCAGCTCACGATGCAGTTATCAGTAAGGGACAACTTCTGCCATCTTGGCACACAGTAAGTAATATCTTAATCAAGAGGTGGAATCACTGGTCTTTGCATGACTGTGTAGACAGCATGGCCTATTCAGTCTTGCTAAGACAGGCATGATCTCATGCTAAATTGTCCCAACAGCAATACATTTCCTCTCCACCTTAATTGGAACCCTGATAACTGGGGGACAGATGCCCACCTAATGATGCTGGAAGGGACCCGAAAGCAGAGAGGTGAGGTTGTGCTCCAAAGAGCTGCAAGGTTTGCTCTCATACCGCAAGGAGAAGAGCAGGTCTTAAATAAGATTCTGACTTCACATTGGTAGGGATGCAAAATAAGTTCACTAGTCCCAAGAGACATTGCCACCATACACTACTGCAGATTCAGGAGGAGGCTGTGCTCTTTACTAAGTGATTGATTCATCCCTTTCTTACAAGTGACCACTTTTCATTCccagaaaagcttattttccaGTCTTTTGCTTATCTTAGTTAAACTGTGACATAAAACTATTTGCAGTCTAACCCATGAAGTGCTAAGAAAGCACATTGCCCCTGGCAGCAGTTTACAATCCTTTTCCCTGTGTGTGTGACTGTGtatgaagttatttttgtaCAACAAGCAGCGTGATGTGGTCTCAGTACTGTATTTGTAGAACCAAAACTGAAGTTTGCAAGTGTTTAAAGAATATATTTGACATTCTAACGCCAAGGAAAGCACTGTTTCCAAGTCCAAATGTGAATGAAGAGTGAAGATGCTGAGTCTCAAAGCCTGCTGATCTTTCTGACTGTGATGATCTGTTCCATACTTGCATTGTAGAAGCACCATAAGTGACGTTTGCATAAATTACCATACACGGATTTTTGCATAACTTGCACGGTAGCTCATCCAAATAAAAACGTTACCATATACATTTTTAGACGATTGCTCGAATTATATTTTCTCTGCGACGcataaaaaagcttttcctttggTAGCGTTCCCACGTCCAACCCAAACGGAGCCCAGCAGACTGCagcgcagccccgcagcccttCACGCGCTCACCGCGTTACATTCAGCCCGAACCACTGGCGCTGTGACGGGACGGATTTATCCACACCGCGCCGCAATCGTTACGGCCGGGCAGCTCCCAACGAGGCACCGCTCAGCAACTTTTCCAACGCGTTCCTCCCTTTGCCAAAGCAAGCTGGCAGCGACGCCAACGCCGGCTCTCCCTCGGAAGCATCCGGAGGAGACCGCGACGACACGCGCAGGCCTCCCCGTAACGCAGCGCACCGCCGGAAGGCCGCCCGCCCCGCACAACGCATGGCGCTCCTCGCGAGAAGACGAGCCCGCCAACGCCTCGCGGCCCCCAGCGCCGCCTCCCGCTCCTTCCCTACAAACGACGCCGCACCGAGTTCCCCGCCGATCCCCGCGGCGCCTCGCTCACCCCGGTGCAGAGCGGCTCCTCCCCGCCGCGGAGGTCCGGTCGCTCCGGTGGCGATGGGCGCCTTCTCACGGCCGGGAGCGCCCGCCTCAGAGCCGGGGCTGCGGAACGTCCTGTGGCCACGAGCGGCGGCGCGTTGTAGGCGCAGACGGCGGGAAAATCAGCCCGCACCACAGAACGGCAGCTTCTGCCGCGCGGCCGGCCCTTTCACAGAGCTTTGTACCGCAGTCCGGCCCTGCAGGCGCTGCGCTTCTGGCGTCGCAGCCGCATCCTCGCGCTCCCTCACAGCCGCTCTCCCATCTCGGCGCCCGGGAGGAAGCCGGGCTGCCCGCCCCGCAGCGCGGCACAACAGCCGCAGCACGAGGCTGCAGCAGGACGAGGGGCGGCAGAGCTGCTCGTCCTCCGCCCGTAATCCAAAACGCACAGGGGTTAAGGAGCGCGGCGTAGCAGAGGAGCGGCTGTTGCACGAATTAGGATCCAACAGCGTTCGGCAAATCAAATCCGCCAGAGGCCGGGTTCCGTCTGACACAGGCACCCCGTACTGAGAGCAGAGCCGACCGAGGCGCGGGCGGTCCGTCGGGAGGTTGCAGAGCTGAGGAGGAAATCTCAGTAACAGAACTTCTCACGGCGAGGGGAAATGGATTTCTGTAGTGCGATCCTGCTGCAAGAGCTCCTGCTCTATTTATTATGCTTCACAGCACTAGAATCTAGCAGTAGCACAGAACGAATCCCCATCACATTACAGGCTTTGTTAGCAAATAATTTGCAACTAATCATCGCCCAATGTAAGACTATATTGAAAGATTAAGGTTTTTGTAAAAATGAATGATTTGTGCATCATTTAATATCCTTTACAAACAGCCCAGAAAGCTCCTTTACTCGGGAGAACTCACACTCTAAGGAAGCTCTGTAGGTGTTTACAACAACAGTATTTTTAGAAGCTGTCGTGCTTTGCAAGATTTGAAATCACACTGTGTATCTTAAGTACCACAATGCATGTCCAGGACACAATAAAACCAAAGTAACATCTTCCATTGCCTTTAGTGAACTCCAGAGCTGATTCCGCACTCCAGATAAATACTCAGGGTTAGAGGCCAATTTCacatgcactgctctgctcatccAGTCACACTACAGTCATAGCACAGGCAAGAACAAACTGCTGAACAGTTGGGAATCATGACAGTAGCACTGATAACCAACGAAGACAAGTGCATTCAGGCCTGTCTAATTCACAGGAATTCAGGACTGGCTAATTCACAATCCCTCCTGGCAGTGCAAGCTCTGAAAATTCCTTGTAATTTATGATAACTCTATACATAGCATAAGCTCTGGCCATGACCATCACCTCtgtctttttaagaaaaaaaatgggggcAGAGGTTTTAAAGAGATGATTCTTACATGCAGCTAAGCACCGTAAAGGAGGAATGAAGGTAGCAGCTAACTAGGTATTTTTGCTGAGGCTATGATCATCGTCCCCACATTGCTGTTGATAATGCTGGTACAGTTTGGGCCCCCAGGATCCCCCCAACCCTTCTGCAGCTGGACAGTGTCCATTGGACATATTGAGTATAATGGAGGTCAACGATTTAATGTAATTCTTGGCCAGTGTGAGAGTCTCTATTTTGGAAAGTTTATTCTCAGCTCTCACATGAGGGATGACCTCCCGCAGGGCCTGGAATGCATTGTTGAGCTTGTGCATTCTCTGCCTCTCCCGCTCATTGCTTTCCAGTCTCCTCAGATGTCTGTCCTTACTGCTCCAAGGATGCTTGGCTCTGGCTGCAGCAATCTTGCTGCTCTCCTTGCTTCCCCCACTCTTCCTCTCTGTGTGCCGCAGGCATTTCACCAGTTCCTTTTTTCTCATTGCAGACTCCTCAGAAAAGGCTTCTTTATCAGCTGtatgccttttcttcttccctttggcTTTGGCCTTCATGT
This window of the Lagopus muta isolate bLagMut1 chromosome 15, bLagMut1 primary, whole genome shotgun sequence genome carries:
- the BHLHA15 gene encoding class A basic helix-loop-helix protein 15, which codes for MKAKAKGKKKRHTADKEAFSEESAMRKKELVKCLRHTERKSGGSKESSKIAAARAKHPWSSKDRHLRRLESNERERQRMHKLNNAFQALREVIPHVRAENKLSKIETLTLAKNYIKSLTSIILNMSNGHCPAAEGLGGSWGPKLYQHYQQQCGDDDHSLSKNT